The sequence AGACTATAAGATAGAAGTAACACTTGATATGTTTGACGAATTATTAAAATTTGATAACATACAAGCGGTTAAAGAATCTACAAGAGATATTTCAAATGTAACAAGAATAAAAAATCGTTTTGGAGATAGGTTAAAAATCCTTTCTGGAGTTGATACCTTGGCTTTAGAAAGTATTTTGATGGGATCTGATGGTTGGGTAGCTGGATTAGTAGATGCTTTTCCAGCAGAAACAGTTGCTATTTATAAGTTAGCGAAAGCTGGAAGAATAGATGAAGCATTGAAGATCTACAGATGGTTTTTACCATTATTAGAATTAGATATTAATGCTCAATTAGTTCAGAATATAAAGTTAGCAGAAGTTGCAACAGGAATAGGTACAGAATATGTTAGAGCTCCAAGATTGCAATTAATAGGTGCAGAAAGAGAAAGAGTACAAAATATAATAACGGAGGGGTTAAAAAACAGACCTCAATTACCCGATTATAAAAGTTTATAGTTTGTTTATTAATTAAATGGCTTATCTACAGATGTATATGCTGTAGGTTTGCTGTTTAGGTTTAAAAAAAAAGAAAAATGATTGAAGGAAAAAGTTATATAGGAAGTCAATTAATAGCAGAAGGGGATATAAAAGTAAAAACATTTAATCCAGAATTAAATGAAGATAATCCATGGGTGTTTACTGAAGCAACAGCTTTAGAAATTGATAAGGCGGTTACCTTAGCAGATGAAGCTTTTGCGACGTATAAAGATTACTCAGGAGAACGGAAAGCTTCTTTTTTAAATGCAATAGCTGATGAAATAGTAGCTTTAGGAGACCAATTATTAGAAGTATACACAAAAGAGTCAGGTTTACCAAGAGGAAGAGCAGAAGGAGAACGAGGAAGAACAATTGGTCAGTTGAGAGCTTTTGCAGAAATGCTATTAGAAGGTAGTTGGGTAGATGCCGTAATTGATACTGCTATACCAGAAAGACAACCTTTTCCTAGAGTAGATCTAAGAAAAATGAATGTACCATTAGGTCCAGTTGTAGTTTTTGGATCCAGTAATTTTCCATTTGCCTTTTCAACAGCAGGAGGAGATACTGCTTCAGCATTAGCTGCTGGATGTCCGGTAATTGTAAAAAGTCATTCTATGCATGTGGGAACTGGCGAATTGGTTGCTTCAGCTGTAATTCGAGCAGCCAAAAAAACAAATATGCCAGAAGGTGTGTTTTCAAACTTAATAGGAAGTGGGAGAACATTAGGAACGGCTTTAGTAGCTCATCCAAAAGTAAAAGCGGTTGGATTTACAGGTAGTATTGCTGGAGGAAGAGCCCTTTTTGATTTAGCTGCCAAAAGACCAGAACCAATTCCTGTTTTTGCAGAAATGGGAAGTATAAATCCTGTTGTGATTTTGCCAAAAGCGTCAGAAATGAATAGTAAAAAATGGGCTACAGCCTATGCAGGTTCAATAACAATGGGTACAGGACAATTTTGTACTAATCCAGGTTTGATTATTGGTGTGAAAAGTGATAGTCTGAAACGTTTTACTGAAGAATTGTCGCAAGAGATAAGCAAAATAAATCCAACATGTATGTTACATCACTCTATCAAGAATAATTTTGATAAAGGTAGGGATTTATTGATGTCTCAAGAAAATGTTGAAGTGATAGCAAAGTACAATGAGGATATTAATCCTAATTATGCAGCACAAACTGTTTTAACGGTATCAGGAAAAACATTTTTAGAGAATAAAACATTAAGCGAAGAAGTGTTTGGACCATTTTCGGTTATTGTTCAATGTGAGAATGAAGACGAATTGATTACTGTTATTAAAGCGTTAGATGGACAATTAACAGGAACGATTCTAAGTGAGGGCGATGAAATAAATGAATATTCAAATGTAATTTCAGCATTGCAAAATAGAGTAGGTCGACTCATTTTTAACGGTGTTCCAACAGGTGTTGAAGTTTGTCCAGCAATGTTACATGGTGGTCCATATCCCGCTTCATCCGATTCTAGATTTACAGCAGTTGGTATAAATTCTGTAAAGCGTTGGGTGCGTCCTGTCAGTTTTCAAGATTGGCCAAATAGCTTATTACCAAAGGAACTTCAAAACGAAAATCAGTTAGGTATTTCAAGAATGGTAAACAATACAGTAACTACTTTACCTATAGAATAATGGCTAGAAAAACATTTTTTTGTGTAGATGCTCACACTTGTGGAAATCCTGTAAGAGTTGTAGCTGGTGGCGGCCCTAATTTAGTTGGGAACAATATGAGCGAGAAGAGGCAACACTTTTTAAATGAGTTCGATTGGATTAGGAAAGGATTGATGTTTGAACCTAGAGGGCATGATATGATGAGTGGGAGTATTTTATATCCGCCAAGTAATCCAGATAATGACTTTGGGATTCTGTTTATTGAAACATCTGGGTGTTTGCCAATGTGTGGTCATGGAACAATTGGAACCATTACAATTGCAATTGAAGAAGGATTAATTACTCCTAAAGTTCCAGGTAGGATTAAAATGGAAGCGCCAGCAGGTTTGGTTCAGATAGAATATAAGCAAACAGGAAATAAAGTAGAGTGGGTTAAACTAACAAATGTTAAGTCTTATTTAGCAGCAGAAAATTTAACAATTGACTGTTCAGAATTAGGAGAGATTGTTTTCGATGTTGCCTATGGAGGAAATTATTATGCAATTGTTGATCCACAAAAGAATTTTTCAGGCATTCAAGATTTTACAGCAAGTAAAATCATTCAATATAGTCAAGAAGTAAGGAAAAGTATTAATGAAAAATATCCAAACTTATTTATTCACCCAGAAAATGAGACAATAAGAGATGTAAGTCATATGTTATGGACAGGAACACCTTTAGACGCAACATCGTCTGGAAGGAATGCTGTTTTTTATGGAGATAAAGCAATCGATCGTTCTCCATGTGGAACAGGAACTTCTGCAAGAATTGCACAATTGTTTGCAAAAGGAAAACTTAAACAAGGGGAAGATTTTATACACGAAAGTTATATTGGTAGTAAATTCACTGGAAAAGTAGAAGAAGTAACCAAGTTAGGAGATTTTGATGCAATTGTGCCAAGTATTCAAGGATGGGCAAAAGTTTATGGATACAATACAATTATTATTGATGATAAGGATGATCCTTATGCGCATGGATTTCAGGTAATTTAAAAATGAAGAAAATAAGTATTATAGGTGGTGGAATTATTGGTCTGTGTACGGCCTATTATTTATCTAAAGAAGGTTTTTCAGTTACCCTATTTGATAGATCCGATTTGACAGATGGTTGTTCGCATGGTAATGCAGGAATGATTGTTCCTTCACATGTTATTCCATTAGCACAACCAGGAATGATAAAGCAAGGGATTAAATGGATGTTTGACAATAAAAGCCCATTCTATGTAAAACCTAGGCTAGATAAAGAATTACTTCAATGGGGTTGGAAATTTTATAAACATGCAAACCAAAAGCATGTGGAAAATGCGATGCCTGCTTTAAGAGATTTATCATTGCTAAGTAAGGAATTGTATAGAGAATTAAATAGAATTAGTGATTCTTTTCTTTATGAAGAAAGAGGATTATTAATGCTGTATAAAAGTGAAAAAGTAGGTGAAGAGGTAATTCATGAAGGGGAATTAGCAGAAAACTTAGGACTTAAAGTCGATTTTTTGTCGAAAGCAGAATTAACTCGACTAGAGAAAGGAACAACAGTTGATGCTATTGGTGCTGTTCATTATAAAAGCGATGCCCATTTGCAACCACAAAAGTTAGTTGCTTTTTTATTTGATGAAATAGAAAAGTCAGGTGGAGAAATTAAGCGAAATTGTAACGTTAATGATTTTGTAATAGAAAAAGGAGAAGTTGTGGAAGTTATTACAACCCAAGGAAATTTTAAAACAGATGAGGTTGTAATTGCTACAGGAACTTGGAGTCCAGAAATTGCTAAAAAAATAGGTTCAAATCTTTCATTATTACCAGGTAAAGGATATAGTTTTACGCTTTTTAATGAAAAAGAAAAGCCATCAATACCTTCCATTTTGTGTGAAGGAAAAGTAGCGGTAACACCAATGGGAGATTCTATTCGATATGGGGGAACAATGGAAATTACACATACAAATGATATAAAAATAAAACAAAATAGATTGCGAGGAATTGTGAATACAGTTAATGAATTCTATCCTAATTTGAATGTTCAAATGCCAAATGAGGAGAATGTTTGGTATGGATTTAGACCTTGTACTCCTTCAGGAATGCCAATTATAACGAGGGATAAAAAAATTAAAAATGTAGTTTTTGCCACTGGGCATGCTATGATGGGGCTTAGTTTAGCTCCAGCAACGGGTAAGATAGTTGCAGAGATTATTTCTGAGAAACCTTTGTCAGTTTCGACAAAGATGTTTCAATTTGTTTAGTATGCAAAAACCGGTCTTTATTACGACCGGTTTTTTTATTTTGTAAGATTAGACCAATTCTTTTTTCAGAATTTGCTCTTCAATTGCATTCCATAGACCAATTCTTTTTTGTAATGCTAAAATTGAAACTTGTTCCACTTCTTGCCATTTTTTTGCATCATTTTCGCATAACTCTTCAATCATTTTCATAGCCATAGGGCCATGTTCGTCTGCGTCTAGTTCAATGTGACGTTCGAAATAATATATTAATTTAGATAAATCCGTTTCTGGAAAGTTTTGTTCGAACTTCTTTAAAATTGCAGAAAACATTTCAGGAATTAAGTCTTCACGACCAAATGTGAATGCAGCTGCTATTTGATGAGGTTCTCCTTCTTCAATAATTCTAAAAGTGAAATCTAGAAATGTTTTTATGTTCTCATGAAGATTACTCTGTTTAATACTAACAAAAATATTTTGAGTAGTTACCACATCTTCTAAGAAGTCTTTCATTATTGAAGTATTAGCTCCACAAGCTTCCATTGCTTCTAAATACAATTCATAATGACTTTTTCTATTTCCTTCTTGATCAATATCTGTTTCTTCAGCAACTACAATCTCATTAATTAAATAACGAATTTCAGGATTTCCTTTAGGAAGCCATGGTGTAGTTGTGCAGGTTAATTTATTTTGTAAAGCTTTTAAGAGTGACATAAAGTCCCATACAGCAAAAACATGACTTTCAAGAAAGCTATGTAAATCTTCTATAGATTTTATTTCATTATATAAAGAATGCTCTAATAGTTGATCTTTATATGGTTTAATGCTACGGTTAATAGTTTGAGTATCCATAATTTTACATTTTTAAATTATTATACGAATGCCATTTGAGTAATAGATTGCAAATAATGTTCCAAAATTAAAAATGCTTCACTAAATAGCGAAGCATTTTGTATAAATTTTATTTATTGTTTAATTATTTAAATGCAGGGAAGCCTGTAATGTCCATACCAGTAATCAATAAATGTATATCGTGTGTTCCTTCATAAGTTACTACAGACTCTAAATTCATCATGTGTCTCATGATGGAATATTCACCTGTAATTCCCATACCACCAAGCATTTGTCTTGCATCTCTAGCAATTGTTAATGCCATGTCAACATTATTTCTTTTTGCCATAGAAATTTGAGCAGTAGTTGCTTTTCCTTCATTTCTTAAAACACCAAGTCTCCAAGTTAATAATTGAGCTTTTGTGATTTCTGTAATCATTTCAGCTAATTTTTTTTGTTGTAATTGTGTTGCACCAATTGGTTTGTCAAATTGAATACGTTCTTTAGAGTATCTTAAAGCAGTATCATAACAATCCATTGCAGCACCAATTGCACCCCATGCAATTCCATAACGAGCAGAATCTAAACATCCAAGTGGAGCACCTAGACCCGATTTATTTGGTAATAAGTTTTCTTTAGGAACTTTTACATTATCAAAAATTAATTCACCAGTAGCAGAAGCGCGAAG is a genomic window of Flavobacterium jumunjinense containing:
- a CDS encoding NAD(P)/FAD-dependent oxidoreductase is translated as MKKISIIGGGIIGLCTAYYLSKEGFSVTLFDRSDLTDGCSHGNAGMIVPSHVIPLAQPGMIKQGIKWMFDNKSPFYVKPRLDKELLQWGWKFYKHANQKHVENAMPALRDLSLLSKELYRELNRISDSFLYEERGLLMLYKSEKVGEEVIHEGELAENLGLKVDFLSKAELTRLEKGTTVDAIGAVHYKSDAHLQPQKLVAFLFDEIEKSGGEIKRNCNVNDFVIEKGEVVEVITTQGNFKTDEVVIATGTWSPEIAKKIGSNLSLLPGKGYSFTLFNEKEKPSIPSILCEGKVAVTPMGDSIRYGGTMEITHTNDIKIKQNRLRGIVNTVNEFYPNLNVQMPNEENVWYGFRPCTPSGMPIITRDKKIKNVVFATGHAMMGLSLAPATGKIVAEIISEKPLSVSTKMFQFV
- a CDS encoding aldehyde dehydrogenase (NADP(+)) → MIEGKSYIGSQLIAEGDIKVKTFNPELNEDNPWVFTEATALEIDKAVTLADEAFATYKDYSGERKASFLNAIADEIVALGDQLLEVYTKESGLPRGRAEGERGRTIGQLRAFAEMLLEGSWVDAVIDTAIPERQPFPRVDLRKMNVPLGPVVVFGSSNFPFAFSTAGGDTASALAAGCPVIVKSHSMHVGTGELVASAVIRAAKKTNMPEGVFSNLIGSGRTLGTALVAHPKVKAVGFTGSIAGGRALFDLAAKRPEPIPVFAEMGSINPVVILPKASEMNSKKWATAYAGSITMGTGQFCTNPGLIIGVKSDSLKRFTEELSQEISKINPTCMLHHSIKNNFDKGRDLLMSQENVEVIAKYNEDINPNYAAQTVLTVSGKTFLENKTLSEEVFGPFSVIVQCENEDELITVIKALDGQLTGTILSEGDEINEYSNVISALQNRVGRLIFNGVPTGVEVCPAMLHGGPYPASSDSRFTAVGINSVKRWVRPVSFQDWPNSLLPKELQNENQLGISRMVNNTVTTLPIE
- a CDS encoding dihydrodipicolinate synthase family protein, with product MSVQWKGVMPAVTTKFTEKDQLDLEMFQVNINAQLEAGVEGIILGGTLGEASTLLDEEKRELVRETVRIVDGKVPVIMNVAEQTTRGAIEAANKAEKDGARGLMMLPPMRYNATNHETVVYFSEVAKNTSLPIMVYNNPIDYKIEVTLDMFDELLKFDNIQAVKESTRDISNVTRIKNRFGDRLKILSGVDTLALESILMGSDGWVAGLVDAFPAETVAIYKLAKAGRIDEALKIYRWFLPLLELDINAQLVQNIKLAEVATGIGTEYVRAPRLQLIGAERERVQNIITEGLKNRPQLPDYKSL
- a CDS encoding 4-hydroxyproline epimerase → MARKTFFCVDAHTCGNPVRVVAGGGPNLVGNNMSEKRQHFLNEFDWIRKGLMFEPRGHDMMSGSILYPPSNPDNDFGILFIETSGCLPMCGHGTIGTITIAIEEGLITPKVPGRIKMEAPAGLVQIEYKQTGNKVEWVKLTNVKSYLAAENLTIDCSELGEIVFDVAYGGNYYAIVDPQKNFSGIQDFTASKIIQYSQEVRKSINEKYPNLFIHPENETIRDVSHMLWTGTPLDATSSGRNAVFYGDKAIDRSPCGTGTSARIAQLFAKGKLKQGEDFIHESYIGSKFTGKVEEVTKLGDFDAIVPSIQGWAKVYGYNTIIIDDKDDPYAHGFQVI
- a CDS encoding DUF3050 domain-containing protein, whose amino-acid sequence is MDTQTINRSIKPYKDQLLEHSLYNEIKSIEDLHSFLESHVFAVWDFMSLLKALQNKLTCTTTPWLPKGNPEIRYLINEIVVAEETDIDQEGNRKSHYELYLEAMEACGANTSIMKDFLEDVVTTQNIFVSIKQSNLHENIKTFLDFTFRIIEEGEPHQIAAAFTFGREDLIPEMFSAILKKFEQNFPETDLSKLIYYFERHIELDADEHGPMAMKMIEELCENDAKKWQEVEQVSILALQKRIGLWNAIEEQILKKELV